taaatataaatttaaaaccatcaCCATCTGCTGGTATCCTGAATAGACGTTTAACGACCTAACGACTCCGCTTCAAAATAAACCGTCCATTTTAGTCATATCAATACCATCGGTTCATGATGTATCAGACCCAGCTTATCATTCACACTATAAAGCACACAAATTGTATTGATGTGTAATGTGGGACATGAAAGATGTGCCACATTAACAGAGTAGCGAAATTATTAAAAAAGTAAACTATAGCATACGAGTTTGATATAAGAGCACAAGGTATCCATTAGTCGATTTCGGTGTCCATTTCGGTGTCCATTTCGGTGTCCATTTATTGACACTGAAATTGACTAACTGTGCGTCAGGTGGAGGTGTCCACAGTGTtcatttcagtgtccatttttattttttatttttttaaatgattattttattttatttatttatttaacaaaTATTTAAAACAAAATACTaaattaaaattcataaaataaactacataatttattaaaattcataaaataacaTACGTTACATTTATTCGAAACATTCATAAAAATAAACTAAAGAAGAACATTTAAAATTCATAAGTCATCCCGAAGATCCCATAAATGTTCAACCAAATCCGATCATAAGCCTTCGTGAACTTCACTATCACGTAACTCCTTTGTTCTTCTTTTACGAGCGTAGCATCTGTCGATCCAAGTACGTTGCATACGTACAACCGGCTCAACTACCCAATCATTCTCAGCAAGGTTGTACCCACTGTCTTCAATAATGATGTTGTATATTATGATGCACGTATACATAAGTCGTCTCATTTGATTCACTTTGTAACCTCGTGCGGGTTGTTGAAGAATATGCCAACGACCTTGTAGAATCTCAAAAGTTCTTTAAATATCGTTAAGAGCTCCCGCTTGTTTCCTTGTAAAGTAAGAACGTTTTTCGTCAACTGCACTTGAAAATCCTTTCACAAATGACGTCCATGTTGGATAAATACCGTCAGCTAAATAGTATCCTCTTTCGTACTCAACACCGTTTACATGATAAGGCACGTCTGACATTTCCTAATTAAGCATTGAGTTGAAAAAATTACTACTATTTAGCACATTTATATCGTTGTTTGATCCCGCAACCCCAAAATACGCATGCCAAATCCAATTAGCATACGAGGCGACAGATTCAAGCATAATAGTTGGGTAACTGTGATCGCCTCGCATATATTGACCCCTCCACGCAGCTGGACATTTTGCCCAAGCCCAGTGCATACAATCTATACTACCCATCATGCCCGAAAAACCATGAATCCTTTCATGACCTTCATACAAACATTGAATGTCGTGCAACGTAGGCTCTCTTAAGTAGACATTCGCGTACAAATCAATGATACACCTACAAAAGTTGTGTAGAGATTCTCGGGCAACTCGTTCGGACATTTGAAGATACGTATCCAAAGCATCCGGTGTATACCCGTATGCTAGCTGACGTAGTGCAGCTGTCATCTTTAGATGCGTACTAATACTCCAATAACCACGTGCATCTAGTCTTCGTTGAAACCATCTAAAATAATACGGCAGTGGAGTTGCGGAGTAGTTTAGAATATCATTCATAATTCTAAGAAAAACACGTCATCGCATTTGGAATCGCCGTTTGAAATTATTATCCGAATATTTGCACCCCTCGTCAAAATAATCATCCATTAAGCGATCATGTGCTTCATAATGATCACGACGAATATGACGACGTGAGTTAACACCATCGTCTGAAGACATATCCTTATCAAGTTGGTTTAGTGTAAAGTGATCAAATGAGTCGTGGGAAGAAATCGAAGACGAAGACATTTTGTGAAATGGGTGGGAGTAAAAAAAAAGTAGAGAAATAAAATGGGTGGGAGTAAAAAAAAAGTAGAGAAAAATGTATATAGTTGAGTGTGTTTGGTGTAAAAATAATGAAATGGGTGGGAGTATTTAtagaattatataaaaaaaataataaaaaaaataccaaAAACTAGCCGTTAAACGGCTAGTTTTTTCAAAAAATCAAGTTAAACGGCTAGTTCTTTCAAAAAATCAAGTTAAACGGCTAGTTCAACCACCGTCCCATTCCCGACGGTGACCAACGACGGTGGGATCGACGGCGGCCTGGTGTTCATCGACCGTCGATCCCATCGATTTCGATGGACGGCGAAAAAATGGTGACGATATCGAGTGCTCTAATAAGCTGACCTCTATTATTATCGTATAAACGACAACCTAAATTCTCATTAGTTAATTGAAAGATTCATAAGGAAACAAAGAGCATTAATGCCTTAAATATTGAAATAAAAGAATGAATTGATTTTCAAAAATTAAATATTCATAAAGTTTCCTGTTAGCATAAAGTTCACATCAAAACATCATGCAATTAACTACTCAACAAACTCGCTTTAAATTAATAATGTCTTTTTTGCTTATATATCCAATCGTACTGCTTAACCCACCCTTGACCATGATAATCAAAGAAATAGAATCCATCCTGCTTGATTCCCCATGTACATGTATTTGCATCTGAAAAACCTTGATTGCACACCTTAGACATGGTTGGATTGAACACATCGAATGTTTGTTCAACCATCAATCGCCAAAAATGACAGTAAAAAGAGTGCTTCCTATCAAATTTTCGCAGAAAGACCAACCATATTCAAGGTTTGAAAAATTAAGTACATGAACTTTAAGGTCATCATCCTTCGATTTACAATGAACCATCACATTATCATAAGTGACTTCTGTTATGATGTGTATGGCATACCCTTTTGTTATAAAACAAGCTTCTATAGAACTAAAAACACCAAACATTAAAAAATTAAAGATAAATAAGGAGAGAATTCTCATTATGTTATGTAACTCGGAAAAACATGAATGACAATAACATATATAGACACAGATATTGGTGTATACAATCATGTGATTGTAATGCTATTATTATGATCTACTATTCACACAATACAATTCATAtgacttttttattttttatttttatgttttaagcatTTAATAATATTACGATTATTCTTGACCATTATAATTAAAAGTTGAATTCAATAAAGTATTTAGAGTTAGTCAACATGTAGTCAAAAATAAATTGAAAATCCAAATACGGGCTTCCCATATAATATACCATGTATATGTTTATGTAGATTAAAAACAAAACAAAGATTTAAATATTTTCACTTTTTCtcacgtatgtatgtatgtatgtatatatatatatatatatatatatatatatatatatatatatatatatatatatatatatatatatatatatagtagagggatcaaatgagaactttttagcaatgagaaccctgagaacttcaTATTCTAACAGAAAAGGGACGCGGGCGAACAAATTGGGAGTTGGTCGAACAATTTGTAAAGATGCAACAAAAACTTCACATCCCCAATTTTTTTCAATTAGGGCACAATCAAAACTTCAGATCCCAATATTTTTCAATTAGAGCACAATCAAAAACTTCATCTATATAACAATTTCCTTCTtacaataaaaaaattaaaa
The window above is part of the Rutidosis leptorrhynchoides isolate AG116_Rl617_1_P2 chromosome 1, CSIRO_AGI_Rlap_v1, whole genome shotgun sequence genome. Proteins encoded here:
- the LOC139897247 gene encoding uncharacterized protein, translating into MTAALRQLAYGYTPDALDTYLQMSERVARESLHNFCRCIIDLYANVYLREPTLHDIQCLYEGHERIHGFSGMMGSIDCMHWAWAKCPAAWRGQYMRGDHSYPTIMLESVASYANWIWHAYFGVAGSNNDINEMSDVPYHVNGVEYERGYYLADGIYPTWTSFVKGFSSAVDEKRSYFTRKQAGALNDI